The Minwuia thermotolerans genome includes a region encoding these proteins:
- a CDS encoding enoyl-CoA hydratase/isomerase family protein, with protein MEAEFETLKLENPAKHVLVVKFNRPEARNAMNTQMGADIKQVWEQMYVDPGDTRCIVLTGEGDKAFCAGGDLKQRNNMTDEQWQQQHALFERGMMAMMDCPVPVIAAVNGAAFGGGCEFVCAADFAYASPNARFALTETSLGIMPGAMGTQNLPRAVGVRRAKEIILTATPFTAEEALEWGLVNKVCPADELMDQAIATAERIASNGPIAVRQAKKSIAMSTQLGYHTGYLYEIEAYNRMVPTEDRLEGVRAFNEKRKADFKGR; from the coding sequence ATGGAGGCGGAGTTCGAGACGCTGAAGCTGGAGAACCCGGCGAAGCACGTCCTGGTCGTGAAGTTCAACCGCCCCGAAGCCCGCAACGCGATGAACACGCAGATGGGCGCGGACATCAAGCAGGTCTGGGAGCAGATGTACGTCGATCCCGGCGACACCCGCTGCATCGTGCTGACCGGCGAGGGCGACAAGGCGTTCTGCGCCGGCGGCGACCTGAAACAGCGCAACAACATGACCGACGAGCAGTGGCAGCAGCAGCATGCGCTCTTCGAGCGCGGCATGATGGCAATGATGGACTGCCCCGTGCCGGTGATCGCCGCGGTCAACGGCGCGGCCTTCGGCGGCGGCTGCGAGTTCGTCTGCGCCGCCGACTTCGCCTACGCCTCGCCCAACGCCCGCTTCGCGCTGACCGAGACCTCGCTGGGAATCATGCCCGGCGCCATGGGCACGCAGAATCTGCCGCGCGCCGTCGGTGTGCGCCGCGCCAAGGAGATCATCCTGACCGCCACGCCCTTCACCGCCGAGGAAGCCCTGGAATGGGGTCTGGTCAACAAGGTCTGCCCGGCCGACGAACTGATGGACCAGGCGATCGCCACCGCCGAGCGCATCGCCTCGAACGGCCCGATCGCCGTCCGCCAGGCCAAGAAGTCGATCGCGATGTCGACCCAGCTCGGCTACCACACCGGTTACCTCTACGAGATCGAGGCCTATAATCGGATGGTGCCGACCGAGGACCGCCTGGAGGGCGTGCGCGCCTTCAACGAGAAGCGGAAGGCGGATTTCAAGGGCCGGTAG
- a CDS encoding hydroxymethylglutaryl-CoA lyase, with protein sequence MERDVILREVGLRDGLQMVKSIFPTEAKKKWISDAVSAGMPEIEVCSFVPAHVVPQFQDHQEIVEHALAQPDLTVSALIPNAKGAERGFQLGVHKLNFVLSASETHNQKNVKCSTEESLARFDQVMEVQRSNPDYANTAVCGGVSTALGCTMEGEIPPARVMWLIEEYLKRGAAEVAIADTVGYANPAQVKNVFRQAIDRFGKDTTIVAHFHDTRGLGLANALAAYEAGCRAFDASLAGLGGCPFAPMATGNVVMDDLVFMFEAMGVKTGIDLDRLLEIRGLLSENLPDEPLHGMVAKAGQPKGFRPASHAVAAE encoded by the coding sequence ATGGAACGTGACGTCATCCTGCGCGAGGTCGGACTTCGCGACGGCCTGCAGATGGTCAAGTCGATCTTTCCGACGGAAGCCAAGAAGAAATGGATCTCCGACGCGGTCTCGGCCGGCATGCCGGAGATCGAGGTCTGCTCCTTCGTGCCGGCGCACGTCGTGCCGCAGTTCCAGGATCATCAGGAGATCGTCGAACATGCGCTGGCGCAGCCGGACCTGACGGTCTCCGCGCTGATCCCCAACGCCAAGGGGGCGGAACGCGGCTTCCAGCTCGGCGTGCACAAGCTGAACTTCGTGCTCTCGGCCTCCGAGACCCACAACCAGAAGAACGTGAAGTGCTCCACCGAGGAATCGCTCGCCCGCTTCGACCAGGTGATGGAGGTCCAGCGCTCGAACCCGGACTACGCGAACACGGCGGTCTGCGGCGGCGTCTCCACGGCGCTGGGCTGCACCATGGAAGGCGAGATCCCGCCGGCCCGCGTGATGTGGCTGATCGAGGAGTATCTCAAGCGCGGCGCCGCCGAGGTCGCCATCGCCGACACCGTCGGCTACGCCAACCCGGCGCAGGTGAAGAACGTCTTCCGCCAGGCCATCGACCGGTTCGGCAAGGACACGACCATCGTCGCCCATTTCCATGACACGCGCGGCCTCGGCCTCGCCAACGCGCTGGCCGCCTACGAGGCCGGCTGCCGCGCATTCGACGCCTCGCTGGCGGGGCTGGGCGGCTGCCCCTTCGCGCCGATGGCGACGGGCAATGTGGTCATGGACGACCTGGTCTTCATGTTCGAGGCCATGGGTGTGAAGACCGGCATCGATCTCGACCGCCTGCTGGAAATCCGGGGCCTGCTCTCGGAGAACCTGCCCGACGAGCCCCTGCACGGCATGGTTGCGAAGGCCGGGCAGCCCAAGGGCTTCAGGCCGGCGTCCCACGCGGTGGCGGCCGAGTAG